The following proteins come from a genomic window of Enterococcus gilvus ATCC BAA-350:
- a CDS encoding electron transfer flavoprotein subunit beta/FixA family protein: MKIICLVKFVPDTEKFEYDYETDKIDRDASKLILNPDDKNAVAFAMRQKKQDPSTSIEIVTMGPMKLEEEMKDFVRLGADHAVLISDRRFAGSDSLVTSRILARYLETTSFDLLLTGTHTLDGGTGHVGPQIAELMGINQFSTIVAIPEVTREFSIVEALQEEKTYRLKIKNPSVLSVTHQMNLRLGFVRYENIGKNVDDHFSLVTNDTLQLPLDAIGGKGSPTKVRKNVVVKREQVAHKVVKVDDEGIEEVVHFLKEKGYV, from the coding sequence GTGAAAATCATTTGCTTAGTCAAATTCGTTCCAGACACGGAGAAATTTGAATACGATTATGAGACAGATAAGATTGATCGAGACGCATCAAAGCTTATCCTGAATCCAGATGATAAGAACGCTGTGGCCTTTGCGATGCGGCAAAAAAAACAGGACCCTTCTACTTCTATTGAAATTGTCACGATGGGCCCGATGAAGCTTGAAGAGGAAATGAAAGACTTTGTGCGCTTAGGTGCGGATCATGCCGTTTTGATCAGCGATCGCCGCTTTGCCGGCAGTGATTCTTTGGTAACGAGCCGCATCCTCGCACGGTATCTTGAGACGACGTCTTTCGACCTTTTGCTTACCGGCACCCACACTCTAGATGGCGGCACCGGACATGTAGGTCCTCAGATTGCTGAATTGATGGGGATCAATCAGTTTTCGACAATTGTTGCAATCCCAGAAGTGACGCGTGAATTTTCGATCGTTGAAGCGTTGCAGGAGGAAAAAACGTACCGCTTGAAGATCAAAAATCCAAGTGTTTTAAGTGTGACGCACCAAATGAATTTGCGGTTAGGGTTTGTTCGTTATGAAAACATCGGGAAAAATGTGGACGATCACTTTTCACTGGTGACCAACGACACGCTGCAATTGCCTCTTGATGCAATTGGCGGCAAGGGTTCACCCACGAAGGTGAGAAAAAATGTGGTCGTAAAAAGGGAACAGGTCGCCCATAAAGTGGTGAAGGTGGACGACGAAGGCATCGAGGAAGTGGTGCATTTTCTAAAGGAAAAGGGGTACGTATAA
- a CDS encoding ABC transporter ATP-binding protein — protein sequence MIEFEQVEKRYGEKAIAVHPFDLTIEDNQFICVIGTSGSGKTTLVRMINRMIEPSKGSIKINGEDVTQLNEDELRRKIGYVIQNIGLFPHMTIKENIMIVPKLLKWSEEKKAGIAERLIQRVDLPLDYLERKPKNLSGGQQQRIGVIRALAASQDIILMDEPFGALDPITRDALQEMIKGLQQEMKKTIVFVTHDMDEAIKLADKIIIMDHGEIVQYDTVETILEHPANDFVEELIGKRKRNSYYNNEMTVADLMVPRVEAISISKSITDAIRQMSEKKVDTLLVVDDQRCLKGFVDINFVERNISKLKPNTSVFEVMGKDTASVNQNDRVANVIEPLINHTYKYLPVVDDEEHLVGIVTRSSLVSLVQEQLQ from the coding sequence ATGATCGAGTTTGAGCAGGTTGAAAAAAGATATGGAGAAAAAGCAATCGCCGTCCACCCGTTTGATTTAACGATTGAGGATAATCAGTTTATTTGTGTTATTGGTACGAGCGGAAGCGGAAAAACCACCTTGGTGCGGATGATCAATCGCATGATCGAGCCGTCTAAGGGCAGTATCAAGATCAATGGAGAAGACGTTACGCAGCTAAATGAAGATGAATTACGCAGAAAAATCGGGTATGTGATCCAGAACATCGGATTATTTCCCCATATGACGATCAAGGAAAACATCATGATCGTTCCCAAGCTGTTGAAATGGAGCGAGGAGAAAAAGGCGGGGATCGCGGAACGCTTGATCCAGCGGGTGGATCTGCCGTTGGACTATTTAGAACGCAAGCCGAAAAATCTTTCTGGCGGGCAGCAGCAGCGGATCGGCGTGATTCGTGCATTGGCAGCGAGTCAGGACATCATTTTGATGGACGAGCCGTTCGGTGCCTTGGACCCGATCACCCGAGACGCGCTGCAGGAGATGATCAAAGGCTTGCAGCAGGAGATGAAAAAGACGATCGTTTTTGTCACCCATGATATGGATGAGGCGATCAAGCTGGCGGACAAGATCATTATCATGGACCACGGCGAGATCGTTCAATACGACACGGTGGAAACGATCTTGGAACATCCTGCCAATGATTTCGTAGAGGAGCTGATCGGAAAACGCAAGCGAAACAGCTACTACAACAATGAAATGACTGTGGCGGACTTGATGGTGCCCCGGGTCGAAGCTATTTCTATCAGTAAATCGATCACGGATGCGATTCGCCAAATGTCGGAAAAGAAAGTCGATACGTTATTGGTCGTGGACGATCAGCGATGCTTAAAAGGATTTGTGGACATCAATTTTGTAGAGCGGAACATCTCGAAGCTGAAGCCAAATACGTCTGTTTTTGAAGTGATGGGAAAAGACACGGCCAGCGTGAATCAAAACGATCGGGTCGCAAATGTGATCGAGCCATTGATCAATCACACCTACAAATACCTGCCCGTGGTAGATGACGAGGAACATCTGGTTGGGATCGTGACCCGTTCGTCCTTGGTTTCACTCGTACAAGAACAGTTGCAATAG
- a CDS encoding electron transfer flavoprotein subunit alpha/FixB family protein, producing MFKGLIVIDNDRVADSLDLVAVVERLAGEEESFIYGLGINLSEDVKGLDAVIAVDAPTIQSKDSQLVTTIIEQVHREYQFDSIILLATEFGRMVAPRAAMRLEVGLVADITDIEVDKRGKKLIRPAFSGNIMASIVCDSSPIMASVHPNVFHAADQTKRPQKIPFVPVELKASSIEVLEVIENEQSAVDIREASVLVSAGGGFKRPIEELQELAEELSGAVSASKQLVDRKKAPREIQVGQSGKTVSPDLYIALGIYGSTQHIEGLKNVKEILSVNTDLGAPMNYLASLVVHGDAAEFARKLSTRLKG from the coding sequence ATGTTCAAGGGACTCATTGTGATCGACAACGATCGGGTCGCTGATTCACTGGATCTGGTGGCCGTTGTGGAACGACTGGCAGGAGAAGAAGAATCCTTTATTTACGGCTTAGGCATCAATTTGTCGGAAGACGTAAAGGGATTGGATGCTGTGATCGCGGTGGATGCGCCGACGATCCAGTCGAAGGATAGTCAGTTAGTGACGACGATCATTGAACAGGTGCACAGAGAGTATCAATTTGACAGTATCATCCTTTTAGCGACAGAATTTGGGCGAATGGTGGCCCCGAGAGCGGCGATGCGTCTTGAGGTAGGATTAGTGGCTGATATTACCGATATAGAGGTCGACAAACGCGGGAAAAAATTGATTCGCCCAGCCTTTTCAGGCAACATCATGGCGAGTATCGTCTGTGACTCCTCACCGATCATGGCGAGTGTCCATCCCAATGTTTTTCACGCAGCAGATCAGACGAAGCGTCCGCAAAAGATCCCCTTTGTTCCGGTTGAATTGAAAGCGTCATCAATCGAAGTGTTAGAGGTTATTGAAAACGAACAAAGCGCGGTAGATATTCGGGAAGCCTCTGTCCTCGTCTCAGCGGGAGGCGGCTTCAAGCGACCCATTGAGGAGCTGCAGGAGCTGGCGGAGGAGCTGTCGGGTGCCGTCTCCGCGTCGAAGCAATTAGTCGATCGCAAGAAAGCGCCGAGAGAGATCCAAGTTGGTCAATCCGGCAAAACGGTCAGCCCCGATCTGTACATTGCGTTAGGTATTTACGGATCGACGCAGCACATTGAAGGCTTAAAAAACGTCAAAGAGATTCTTTCGGTGAATACCGATCTTGGTGCACCAATGAATTATTTAGCCAGCCTCGTCGTCCATGGCGATGCGGCAGAATTCGCACGAAAACTAAGTACCAGACTCAAGGGATAA
- a CDS encoding ABC transporter permease has product MNFWSEYGNEILLKFWEHFYLSFFAIFLGILVAVPLGALLTRLSRGSETVIKVVGVFQTIPSLALLSIMIPLFGIGKIPAVIALFLYSLLPILRNTYVGIKSVDATYLDAAKGMGMSQMQRLLQIELPLAMGVIMAGIRVSTVYVISWTTLAAYIGAGGLGDYIFNGLNLYRMDLVMMGTIPITLLALVSDALLKRSEQKLTMDRG; this is encoded by the coding sequence ATGAATTTTTGGTCTGAATATGGCAATGAGATTTTATTGAAATTTTGGGAACATTTCTATTTATCCTTTTTCGCGATTTTTTTAGGGATTCTTGTGGCGGTGCCATTGGGGGCGTTATTGACGCGGCTGTCTAGAGGATCAGAAACCGTGATCAAGGTCGTGGGCGTCTTTCAAACGATCCCGTCATTGGCGCTGCTGTCCATCATGATCCCGCTTTTTGGGATCGGAAAAATTCCGGCGGTCATCGCGCTGTTTTTGTATTCGTTGCTGCCGATCTTGCGAAATACGTATGTGGGCATCAAGTCTGTCGATGCGACTTATCTGGATGCTGCTAAGGGCATGGGCATGTCGCAAATGCAGCGGCTGCTGCAAATCGAGCTGCCGTTAGCGATGGGGGTGATCATGGCTGGGATTCGTGTGTCGACGGTCTATGTCATTTCATGGACGACGCTGGCTGCTTATATTGGTGCGGGCGGTCTGGGGGATTATATTTTCAACGGCTTGAATTTGTACCGGATGGACCTAGTTATGATGGGGACGATCCCTATCACGCTATTGGCGTTGGTCTCTGACGCGCTGTTGAAGCGTTCTGAACAAAAATTAACGATGGATCGAGGGTGA
- a CDS encoding MurR/RpiR family transcriptional regulator translates to MKIQLDRMNELERTIHARLLEESREKTNLTITEAAKFADVSPSKISKMVKKMGFSGYKEYFRFLTGKELVKQKRLNSEFARIKEFMENFDEASVDYLAELIQQSGKILLFGYGPTNFCMEYFEYKLNFTLNKNVIRVSQPSLIPDLLTEDSLLLVFSVAGKFANFDPLFEEAKKHHAKSLLVMEELNTDLSLDSSEIIFLTKSHQNEQLKSHEKTRTILLMYIEEVIRKLTQEDPRNE, encoded by the coding sequence ATGAAGATTCAGTTGGATCGAATGAATGAGCTCGAACGCACTATCCATGCTCGTTTGTTAGAAGAAAGCCGAGAAAAGACGAACTTGACCATCACCGAAGCCGCGAAATTCGCCGATGTTTCCCCTTCGAAGATTTCAAAAATGGTAAAGAAGATGGGCTTTTCCGGGTATAAAGAATATTTCCGCTTCTTGACCGGCAAAGAATTGGTCAAACAGAAACGATTGAATAGTGAGTTTGCCCGCATCAAAGAGTTCATGGAAAACTTTGATGAAGCATCCGTCGACTATTTAGCAGAGCTGATTCAGCAATCTGGAAAAATATTGCTCTTCGGCTATGGCCCGACAAATTTTTGCATGGAATACTTTGAATACAAACTAAATTTCACCCTGAATAAAAATGTCATTCGCGTGAGTCAGCCATCCTTGATTCCTGATCTGTTGACAGAGGATTCGTTGCTGTTGGTTTTTTCCGTCGCTGGAAAATTCGCCAACTTCGATCCTTTGTTTGAAGAAGCAAAAAAACACCACGCAAAATCATTGCTGGTGATGGAAGAATTAAATACAGACCTTTCCCTGGATAGCAGTGAGATCATTTTTCTGACAAAATCGCATCAGAACGAGCAGTTGAAGTCGCATGAAAAGACGCGAACGATCTTATTGATGTATATCGAAGAAGTGATTCGCAAGCTGACGCAAGAAGACCCCCGCAATGAATAA
- a CDS encoding osmoprotectant ABC transporter substrate-binding protein: MKKRNVLLVAMILLFGSFIMRNFSTKDDTITVAGGVTSESQILGNIVVELLQHSTNKNIVYLNNLGSANLMHEAMLRGDLDIAPTRYTGTDLIGTLGLPTEKEPDKALKIVQREFDKRFGFDWFPSYGFSNQFTFMVTQETAKKYGLKKVSDLQKVAGKMRLGSDQTWYKREGDGYKGYTEEYNTTFQRVYPMQVGLLYDALVSNELDVILGYSTDGRVGSYDLVMLEDDLKFFPPYTASVVVSGETLKAYPELKPILLKLQNTIDTETMQRLNYESDNELLEPKIIARRFLEQHNYFEEGS; encoded by the coding sequence ATGAAAAAGCGAAACGTACTTTTAGTGGCGATGATCCTTCTTTTTGGAAGTTTTATCATGCGCAATTTTTCTACCAAAGACGACACGATCACGGTGGCTGGAGGGGTGACCTCAGAATCACAGATCTTAGGCAATATCGTCGTGGAGCTTCTCCAGCATTCGACGAATAAAAATATTGTCTATCTAAACAATTTAGGCTCCGCCAATTTGATGCACGAGGCGATGCTGCGGGGCGATCTCGATATCGCACCGACGCGCTATACGGGGACGGATCTGATCGGGACCTTGGGATTGCCGACAGAAAAAGAGCCGGACAAAGCATTAAAGATCGTGCAGCGGGAGTTTGACAAACGCTTCGGCTTTGATTGGTTCCCAAGCTATGGATTTTCCAATCAGTTTACCTTTATGGTGACGCAGGAAACCGCAAAAAAATACGGGCTGAAAAAAGTCAGCGACCTGCAAAAAGTCGCCGGGAAAATGCGGCTAGGCTCTGACCAAACCTGGTACAAGCGGGAAGGCGACGGCTATAAAGGGTACACCGAGGAATACAATACGACCTTTCAACGGGTCTATCCGATGCAGGTGGGGCTGCTTTACGATGCGCTGGTGTCAAATGAATTGGACGTGATCTTGGGGTATTCGACCGATGGACGTGTGGGGAGCTATGACCTGGTGATGCTGGAGGATGATTTGAAATTCTTCCCGCCCTATACAGCGAGTGTCGTGGTTTCTGGCGAGACCTTGAAGGCATATCCTGAACTCAAGCCGATTTTATTGAAATTGCAAAACACGATCGACACGGAAACGATGCAGCGCCTGAATTATGAATCGGACAACGAGCTGCTGGAGCCGAAGATCATCGCGCGGCGCTTTTTGGAACAGCACAATTATTTTGAGGAGGGAAGCTGA
- a CDS encoding ABC transporter permease: MLDNLMQYLSENSSYLIAQFGIHVYISVIGVVLTFLIGFPLGILLSERPKLSDVVIGIINVIQTVPSIAMLTVLLILMGLGQNTVVATVVLYSLLPIVKNTYVGLVNVDPMYIDSAKGIGMNRYQILYMIKIPLAMPVILAGIRNALVISVGITTIGSFVGAGGVGDVILRGIAITDGAPIIIVGAVLCAFIAIMMDWLFDWIMK; the protein is encoded by the coding sequence ATGCTGGATAATTTGATGCAATACTTGAGTGAGAATTCCTCCTACTTGATCGCGCAATTTGGGATTCACGTCTACATTTCGGTGATTGGCGTCGTACTGACCTTTCTGATCGGCTTTCCATTAGGGATCTTGCTGTCGGAACGTCCGAAGCTCTCAGATGTTGTGATCGGCATCATCAATGTGATCCAGACGGTGCCGTCGATCGCGATGCTGACTGTTTTGCTGATATTGATGGGCTTGGGACAGAATACGGTCGTCGCTACGGTGGTGCTGTATTCGTTATTGCCGATCGTCAAAAATACGTATGTCGGGTTGGTCAATGTCGATCCGATGTATATCGATAGCGCCAAAGGAATCGGGATGAATCGCTATCAAATCCTGTACATGATCAAGATCCCGTTGGCGATGCCGGTAATTTTGGCGGGCATCCGTAATGCGCTGGTGATTTCTGTCGGGATCACGACGATCGGTTCCTTCGTCGGCGCTGGCGGTGTCGGGGATGTCATTTTGCGGGGAATCGCGATCACAGATGGCGCACCGATCATCATCGTTGGGGCGGTCCTGTGTGCCTTCATCGCGATCATGATGGATTGGCTGTTTGATTGGATCATGAAATAA
- a CDS encoding SDR family NAD(P)-dependent oxidoreductase codes for MEITEFSMDLFSLRGKSAIVTGGNTGIGRAFSLALAQSGANILVPSLIDDDGTTQKIIEETGSCYVFMEVDLTDEGVPQQVVEHCVEVFGTVDILVNCAGMYLSEEVRHFDRAKWDPMIQLNLTAAFEMSHEAAKKMIPQKSGKIINICSLFAFLGGQSSPANAAAKHGLVGLTKAYCDELAGHNIQVNGLAPGYLATDMTKRDRDDPVTNQKVLAHVPANYWGEPADLMGALIFLASSASNFVNGHILPIDGGYLVR; via the coding sequence ATGGAAATAACAGAATTCAGCATGGATCTTTTCTCGCTGAGGGGGAAATCAGCCATCGTCACAGGAGGCAACACCGGCATCGGGCGTGCCTTCTCGTTGGCGCTCGCGCAAAGTGGTGCGAATATCCTTGTTCCGAGCTTGATCGATGACGATGGGACGACGCAGAAGATTATTGAAGAGACGGGTTCCTGCTATGTTTTCATGGAAGTGGATTTGACAGATGAAGGGGTCCCTCAGCAGGTGGTAGAGCATTGTGTCGAGGTCTTCGGAACAGTAGACATACTGGTGAATTGTGCGGGAATGTATCTTTCTGAGGAGGTTCGTCACTTCGACCGTGCTAAATGGGACCCGATGATTCAATTGAATTTGACGGCGGCTTTTGAGATGTCTCATGAGGCAGCCAAAAAAATGATTCCGCAAAAAAGCGGCAAGATCATCAACATTTGTTCGCTCTTTGCCTTCTTAGGCGGACAGTCATCCCCAGCAAATGCGGCGGCGAAGCATGGATTGGTCGGGCTGACCAAAGCCTATTGCGACGAATTGGCGGGGCATAATATTCAAGTAAATGGCCTGGCGCCGGGGTATCTGGCTACGGATATGACGAAGCGGGATCGCGACGACCCTGTGACCAATCAAAAAGTTTTGGCGCATGTGCCCGCCAATTATTGGGGAGAGCCGGCGGATTTGATGGGGGCGCTGATTTTCTTGGCTAGTTCGGCCTCGAATTTTGTGAATGGCCATATTTTACCCATTGATGGCGGGTATTTGGTTCGATAA
- a CDS encoding FAD-binding oxidoreductase, with product MSSETLVKEAIINDVKNIVSEEQVVTDHETLYDAASDRYRKYMKAKGVLDNPLPTAVVYPNNPEEVKELLMYCNENDINVIPRSGQTATEGGLENWKDLALVIDGSHMNKILKIDAYNMQATVQAGVPLQALEDELRKIGYTTGHSPQSKPIAQYGGLVATRSIGQFSTLYGGIEDMVVGLECVFPNGHISRIKNISRRAGGPDIRHIVIGNEGTLCYITEVTVKIFKYYPDNNKFYGYLVKDVEDGVKVLREVMVNGYRPSVARTYSPEDARQHFYHFYEGQCVLIFMAEGPEGIVEATGKGIEEAVEKFKDGIVKQVDSQLIENWFNQLNWTQQTIDDEIQGMIDNDKHDGYTTEVSADWETITKIYNNVIERIRNEFPRADDLTMLGGHSSHSYLNGTNMYFVYNYDINCEPEDEMKIYHHPIQAIIVEETLKLGGSMCHHHGIGKYRNEWTKDEHQSAYYMLETLKEAFDPKGIMSFGNIYPVQEGYKYQK from the coding sequence ATGAGTTCTGAGACATTAGTGAAAGAAGCAATCATTAACGACGTAAAAAACATCGTTTCTGAGGAACAGGTAGTGACGGATCATGAAACATTGTACGATGCGGCCTCTGACCGTTACCGTAAATACATGAAAGCAAAAGGTGTTTTGGACAATCCATTGCCAACGGCGGTCGTTTATCCGAACAATCCAGAAGAAGTCAAAGAATTATTGATGTACTGTAATGAAAATGATATCAATGTGATTCCACGCAGCGGCCAAACAGCGACAGAGGGCGGACTTGAAAACTGGAAAGACTTGGCATTAGTGATCGACGGTTCTCATATGAACAAAATCTTAAAAATCGATGCGTACAACATGCAGGCGACGGTTCAGGCAGGTGTGCCTTTGCAGGCGTTGGAAGATGAATTAAGAAAAATCGGCTATACGACAGGGCATTCGCCGCAATCAAAACCGATCGCACAATACGGCGGCTTGGTTGCTACCCGTTCGATCGGACAATTTTCAACTTTATACGGCGGGATCGAAGACATGGTCGTTGGGTTGGAATGTGTCTTCCCGAATGGGCATATCTCACGCATCAAAAATATTTCTCGTCGTGCCGGCGGACCAGACATTCGCCACATCGTTATCGGGAATGAAGGAACGCTTTGCTACATCACTGAAGTAACGGTGAAAATCTTTAAATATTACCCAGACAACAATAAATTCTACGGCTATTTAGTGAAGGATGTAGAAGACGGGGTAAAAGTTCTCCGTGAAGTGATGGTCAATGGCTACCGTCCATCGGTTGCTCGGACGTATTCACCAGAAGACGCACGTCAACATTTCTACCATTTCTACGAAGGGCAATGTGTCTTGATCTTCATGGCAGAAGGACCTGAAGGCATCGTGGAAGCAACAGGCAAAGGCATTGAAGAAGCCGTTGAAAAATTCAAAGACGGCATCGTGAAGCAAGTGGATTCGCAATTGATCGAAAACTGGTTCAACCAATTGAACTGGACGCAGCAAACGATCGACGATGAGATCCAAGGCATGATCGACAATGACAAGCACGATGGCTATACGACTGAAGTTTCTGCGGATTGGGAAACCATCACAAAAATCTACAACAACGTGATCGAACGGATTCGCAACGAATTTCCTCGTGCGGACGATTTGACTATGCTGGGCGGCCATTCTTCCCACAGCTACTTGAATGGAACGAATATGTACTTTGTGTATAACTACGACATCAATTGCGAACCAGAGGATGAAATGAAAATTTACCACCATCCGATCCAAGCGATCATCGTTGAAGAAACATTGAAATTAGGCGGTTCGATGTGTCACCATCACGGGATCGGTAAATACCGGAACGAATGGACCAAAGACGAGCATCAATCGGCTTACTATATGCTGGAAACATTGAAAGAAGCGTTTGATCCAAAAGGAATCATGAGCTTCGGGAATATTTATCCAGTCCAAGAAGGCTACAAGTACCAAAAATAA